ATCCAGAAAATAAGGCATATCTTCCCTTCATCCGTTATGCTGTATATCCGTCTGAGCTGGGTCTCGCTCCCTGCATCGATTTTAGATCGGAGCAACCCTGCCTCTTCCATTTTTTTCAAAGTCCTGTAGAGCCCTGTGGGATCAAGGCTGCTGTAATCCATCACATCGCTCGAATAAAGCCTCTTAAGGATCGAAAAACCGTGGAGGTCATCCTTCATCAGCAGCATCAGTATCGATGGCTGGACGAACCTGTCCAGGAATGACCCCTTGCACGCACATTTGTCAGACATGGCGGACCACCTCTCATATTAGACAATGTCCAATATAATAATACAAAACCCCTTCTTAATCAATAAAAAAAGAGCCTTCGCCTTTTGACGAAAACTCTGAATTTTCTGGAGCGGAAGACGGGATTCGGACCCGCGACCCCAACCTTGGCAAGGTTAGATATGCACACTTCAATCAAAATCGCATAAACCTGAATATTACTGAATAATCCTGATTATTACTGAATTTTACCTGCTTCCA
Above is a window of Synergistaceae bacterium DZ-S4 DNA encoding:
- a CDS encoding helix-turn-helix transcriptional regulator, which codes for MSDKCACKGSFLDRFVQPSILMLLMKDDLHGFSILKRLYSSDVMDYSSLDPTGLYRTLKKMEEAGLLRSKIDAGSETQLRRIYSITDEGKICLIFWIDTLQDYRKRIDSLASAVRESVRDFIEYCESEENS